Proteins encoded by one window of Bufo gargarizans isolate SCDJY-AF-19 unplaced genomic scaffold, ASM1485885v1 original_scaffold_1290_pilon, whole genome shotgun sequence:
- the LOC122923159 gene encoding carbohydrate sulfotransferase 11-like has protein sequence MRRGKVMVLATCLGSFILIIFYFQSSLSSDEDHFSVGHWNGKPRRNPLQALYDSEQFEPSSIQAKHQKRRELLGSACKVYTRKRRVLTADDLKHLIVDDAHGLLYCYVPKVACTNWKRVMMVLTSQGKYKDPALIPANEAHIATNLRTLSEFSTSEINYRLRNYLKFIFVREPFERLVSAYRNKFTRTYNTAFHKRYGTKIIERHRRDPSLEALEHGDDVTFEEFLYYLVDPQTQREEPFNEHWERVHSLCHPCIVQYDIVGKYETLEEDANYLLQLMGVGDYIKFPSSSKTKRTTDGMAAEFFKGIQRFYQRRLFNLYKMDFLLFNYSIPHYLQIH, from the exons ATGAGGATCATTTTTCTGTGGGCCATTGGAATGGGAAGCCAAGACGAAACCCCTTGCAAGCGCTGTACGACAGCGAACAG TTTGAGCCTTCTTCAATCCAAGCTAAACACCAGAAGCGTCGGGAGCTGCTGGGCAGCGCCTGCAAGGTCTACACCAGAAAACGGCGCGTCCTCACCGCCGATGACCTAAAACACCTAATTGTGGATGACGCGCATGGGTTGCTGTATTGTTATGTTCCGAAGGTGGCATGCACCAACTGGAAGAGGGTTATGATGGTCCTCACCAGCCAAGGAAAGTATAAGGATCCTGCGCTCATTCCAGCCAACGAGGCCCACATTGCAACTAACCTTCGCACCCTCTCAGAGTTCAGCACCTCAGAGATCAATTACCGGCTCCGGAACTACCTCAAGTTCATCTTCGTAAGGGAGCCTTTCGAGAGGCTGGTCTCTGCCTACAGGAACAAATTTACTCGCACGTACAACACGGCCTTTCACAAGCGATACGGCACCAAGATAATAGAGCGCCATCGCAGAGACCCTTCTCTTGAAGCACTTGAACATGGAGACGATGTCACCTTTGAGGAATTCCTCTATTACTTGGTAGACCCCCAGACCCAACGAGAAGAGCCATTCAATGAGCACTGGGAGCGAGTCCATTCCTTGTGCCACCCGTGTATTGTCCAGTATGACATAGTGGGCAAATACGAGACTCTAGAAGAGGACGCCAACTACCTCCTGCAGCTGATGGGGGTAGGAGATTACATTAAGTTCCCATCTTCTTCCAAGACCAAGCGGACCACCGATGGGATGGCAGCAGAGTTCTTTAAGGGCATCCAGCGCTTCTACCAACGGCGTCTCTTCAACCTCTACAAGATGGACTTCTTGCTCTTCAATTACAGTATTCCACATTACTTGCAGATACATTAA